A single window of Oerskovia paurometabola DNA harbors:
- a CDS encoding ABC transporter ATP-binding protein, with amino-acid sequence MTDDPPAHAPDGAARLPRTSSLKATLAARASRWTDLAQLLPQAGKPLVAAAALLNVLLGLLPLAFIVLIGYVLYLVPLVAESTAGTGHPPGTPGWSELWTTLALAVGVFVVQQVLAPFQAGVTEVIARRVDEHCIDRLMSAALHDAPLNALESPEALDLLADARAAFAREARPPGDAAAALLSLLSRYVQLLGAIVLVGVVVSPLAGVVILATGLSMRFGVRGTLGKFADMWDALSGSRRKVFYLRDLATGARAAKEIRLLGLLPWVRARLRADTMAAYEPAWAGSRKLQFWPIIGLSCVGLVGGAVVLALLADAAASGRLNLFQLGVALQAVLIPMRFGVYFPEADVQTQFGLHSFHALRTFEQQIASARPARPTARVAARRPERGIRFEGVRFRYTDDTPWVLDGLDLELGAGRSTAIVGLNGAGKTTLVKLLAGLYEPVEGRILVDGVDLRDLDTQDWQRQLALIFQDYVRYELTAAENIGLGAPALLDDRDAITAAASRAGALDALSGLPEGLDTTLSRRYPGGRDLSGGQWQRVALARALLAIQGGSSVLVLDEPTAQLDVRAEAEFFDRFLATTENITSVVISHRFSTVRHADRIAVIEHGRVVECGDHVELVALGGRYADLFELQAQRFRDTASVGATASAEADDPTSPIAEAETAS; translated from the coding sequence ATGACCGACGACCCACCCGCGCACGCCCCCGACGGCGCGGCGCGCCTGCCCCGCACGAGCTCGCTCAAGGCCACGCTCGCCGCCCGCGCCTCGCGCTGGACCGACCTCGCGCAGCTCCTGCCCCAGGCCGGCAAGCCGCTCGTCGCCGCGGCCGCGCTGCTCAACGTGCTCCTGGGGCTGCTGCCGCTCGCGTTCATCGTCCTCATCGGCTACGTCCTGTACCTCGTGCCGCTCGTCGCCGAGAGCACGGCCGGGACGGGCCACCCGCCTGGCACCCCCGGCTGGTCCGAGCTCTGGACGACGCTCGCCCTCGCGGTCGGCGTGTTCGTGGTCCAGCAGGTCCTCGCGCCCTTCCAGGCGGGCGTCACCGAGGTCATCGCGCGCCGCGTCGACGAGCACTGCATCGACCGGCTCATGAGCGCCGCGCTGCACGACGCGCCGCTGAACGCGCTCGAGAGCCCCGAGGCCCTGGACCTGCTGGCCGACGCCCGCGCGGCCTTCGCCCGCGAGGCGCGCCCACCGGGGGACGCGGCCGCCGCGCTGCTGTCGCTCCTGTCGCGCTACGTCCAGCTGCTCGGCGCGATCGTGCTGGTGGGCGTCGTCGTCTCCCCCCTCGCGGGGGTCGTGATCCTGGCGACCGGGCTCTCGATGCGGTTCGGGGTGCGCGGGACCCTCGGGAAGTTCGCCGACATGTGGGACGCGCTGTCGGGCTCTCGTCGCAAGGTCTTCTACCTGCGGGACCTCGCCACGGGGGCGCGGGCGGCCAAGGAGATCCGTCTGCTGGGTCTGCTCCCCTGGGTGCGGGCTCGCCTGCGCGCCGACACCATGGCCGCGTACGAGCCCGCCTGGGCGGGGAGCCGCAAGCTCCAGTTCTGGCCCATCATCGGGCTCTCGTGCGTGGGCCTCGTGGGTGGCGCGGTCGTCCTCGCGCTCCTGGCCGACGCCGCCGCGTCCGGCAGGCTGAACCTGTTCCAGCTCGGCGTCGCGCTGCAGGCCGTGCTGATCCCCATGCGGTTCGGGGTGTACTTCCCCGAGGCCGACGTGCAGACCCAGTTCGGCCTGCACTCGTTCCACGCGCTGCGGACGTTCGAGCAGCAGATCGCCTCGGCCCGTCCGGCGCGTCCGACGGCTCGCGTCGCGGCGCGGCGCCCCGAGCGGGGCATCCGCTTCGAGGGCGTGCGCTTCCGCTACACCGACGACACCCCGTGGGTGCTCGACGGCCTCGACCTCGAGCTCGGCGCCGGGCGGTCCACGGCGATCGTGGGGCTCAACGGCGCGGGCAAGACGACGCTCGTCAAGCTCCTCGCCGGGCTCTACGAGCCGGTCGAGGGCCGGATCCTGGTCGACGGCGTCGACCTGCGCGACCTCGACACGCAGGACTGGCAGCGGCAGCTCGCGCTGATCTTCCAGGACTACGTGCGCTACGAGCTCACGGCCGCGGAGAACATCGGCCTGGGTGCGCCCGCGCTGCTCGACGACCGTGACGCCATCACGGCCGCGGCCAGCAGGGCCGGGGCGCTCGACGCCCTGAGCGGACTGCCCGAGGGGCTCGACACCACGCTCTCGCGCCGCTACCCCGGCGGGCGCGACCTGTCGGGCGGGCAGTGGCAGCGGGTCGCGCTCGCCCGGGCGCTCCTCGCGATCCAGGGCGGCTCGTCCGTCCTGGTCCTCGACGAGCCGACGGCGCAGCTCGACGTGCGTGCCGAGGCGGAGTTCTTCGACCGCTTCCTCGCGACCACGGAGAACATCACGAGCGTCGTCATCTCGCACCGCTTCTCGACCGTCCGCCACGCGGACCGGATCGCCGTGATCGAGCACGGCCGCGTCGTCGAGTGCGGCGACCACGTCGAGCTCGTCGCGCTCGGCGGCCGCTACGCCGACCTGTTCGAGCTCCAGGCACAACGCTTCCGCGACACCGCGTCCGTGGGCGCGACCGCGTCGGCCGAGGCCGACGACCCCACCAGCCCCATCGCAGAGGCGGAGACCGCATCGTGA
- a CDS encoding ABC transporter substrate-binding protein, which translates to MRKMPLLVAVTAAATLALTACTDASQPADSSSAGASGETATVAPFDLTSVQKDDAAAALLPAEIASAGKLVVASNTEYAPAEFIAADGSTPVGYDIDIISAVGAVLGLEVVVESADFPGIIPALGTKYDVGISSFTITAERMAEANMISYFNAGEAFSVQKGNPKKVDPSNICGLTVAVQTGTVEDEGADEISTTCEEDGEQPLQILRYDNQADATVNLVGGKADIMYADSPIVSYAVEQTKGEIEQIGEVFDSAPQGIVTAKADTALAAAIQAALTVLMEDGTFSDILASWGNEDGALDEAVVNPPVS; encoded by the coding sequence ATGCGCAAGATGCCACTCCTCGTCGCGGTCACGGCCGCGGCGACCCTGGCCCTCACGGCCTGCACGGACGCCTCGCAGCCTGCCGACTCCTCGTCCGCCGGGGCCTCGGGGGAGACGGCCACGGTGGCCCCCTTCGACCTCACGTCGGTGCAGAAGGACGACGCCGCGGCGGCGCTGCTGCCGGCCGAGATCGCGAGCGCGGGCAAGCTCGTGGTCGCGTCGAACACCGAGTACGCGCCCGCGGAGTTCATCGCGGCGGACGGGTCGACGCCCGTCGGGTACGACATCGACATCATCTCGGCCGTCGGCGCGGTCCTGGGGCTCGAGGTCGTCGTCGAGTCGGCGGACTTCCCGGGCATCATCCCGGCGCTGGGCACCAAGTACGACGTCGGGATCTCGTCGTTCACGATCACGGCCGAGCGCATGGCCGAGGCCAACATGATCAGCTACTTCAACGCGGGCGAGGCGTTCTCGGTGCAGAAGGGCAACCCGAAGAAGGTCGACCCGTCGAACATCTGCGGGCTGACGGTCGCGGTCCAGACGGGCACGGTCGAGGACGAGGGGGCCGACGAGATCAGCACGACCTGCGAGGAGGACGGTGAGCAGCCGCTCCAGATCCTGCGCTACGACAACCAGGCCGACGCGACGGTCAACCTCGTCGGCGGCAAGGCCGACATCATGTACGCGGACTCGCCGATCGTGTCGTACGCGGTCGAGCAGACCAAGGGAGAGATCGAGCAGATCGGGGAGGTCTTCGACTCGGCGCCCCAGGGCATCGTGACCGCGAAGGCGGACACCGCGCTCGCGGCCGCGATCCAGGCGGCGCTCACGGTCCTCATGGAGGACGGCACGTTCAGCGACATCCTGGCCTCGTGGGGCAACGAGGACGGGGCTCTCGACGAGGCCGTGGTCAACCCGCCGGTCTCCTGA